One segment of Streptomyces sp. TG1A-8 DNA contains the following:
- a CDS encoding carbohydrate ABC transporter permease, which produces MTVAIDRATGRRRGDRAPRPGLGQRMKNGYQKHWYAYAMIAPVVVVLGVIVGYPLVRGVYLTLTDANSLNSARTIGVNHIAATYRFVGIDNYADILWGPTAYDRFWSHFLWTVLWTAACVALHYAVGLGLALMLNQKLRGRTFYRLLLVLPWAVPTFVTVFSWRIMLADSGVLNQVLGALHLPRPQWLEDTFWQRFAAIMVNTWCGVPFMMLSLLGGLQSIDPSLHEAAEMDGASAWQRFRHVTLPGLRSVSSTVVLLGVIWTFNQFAIIFLLFGPTGAPDAQILVTWAYFLGFGQQPRDFAQSAAYGVLLLSILAVFTSFYFRWLKRNDQLAV; this is translated from the coding sequence ATGACAGTCGCCATCGACCGCGCGACCGGCAGGCGCCGCGGTGACCGCGCGCCCCGGCCCGGGCTGGGGCAGCGCATGAAGAACGGCTACCAGAAGCACTGGTACGCCTACGCGATGATCGCCCCGGTGGTCGTCGTCCTCGGCGTCATCGTCGGCTACCCGCTGGTGCGGGGCGTCTACCTGACCCTCACCGACGCCAACAGCCTGAACTCGGCGCGCACGATCGGCGTCAACCACATCGCCGCCACCTACCGGTTCGTCGGCATCGACAACTACGCCGACATCCTGTGGGGCCCGACCGCCTACGACCGGTTCTGGTCGCACTTCCTGTGGACCGTCCTGTGGACCGCCGCCTGCGTCGCCCTGCACTACGCCGTCGGCCTCGGCCTCGCGCTCATGCTGAACCAGAAGCTGCGCGGACGCACCTTCTACCGGCTGCTGCTGGTCCTGCCCTGGGCCGTGCCGACCTTCGTCACCGTCTTCTCCTGGCGGATCATGCTCGCCGACTCCGGCGTGCTCAACCAGGTCCTCGGCGCCCTCCACCTGCCCCGGCCGCAGTGGCTGGAGGACACCTTCTGGCAGCGGTTCGCCGCGATCATGGTGAACACCTGGTGCGGTGTGCCGTTCATGATGCTCTCGCTGCTCGGCGGACTGCAGTCCATCGACCCCTCGCTCCACGAGGCCGCCGAGATGGACGGCGCCAGCGCCTGGCAGCGGTTCCGCCACGTCACCCTGCCCGGCCTGCGCTCGGTCAGCTCCACCGTCGTCCTGCTCGGCGTCATCTGGACCTTCAACCAGTTCGCCATCATCTTCCTGCTGTTCGGGCCCACCGGCGCCCCCGACGCCCAGATCCTGGTGACCTGGGCCTACTTCCTCGGCTTCGGCCAGCAGCCGCGCGACTTCGCCCAGTCCGCCGCGTACGGCGTGCTGCTGCTGTCGATCCTCGCCGTCTTCACCTCCTTCTACTTCCGCTGGCTGAAGCGCAATGACCAGCTCGCCGTCTGA
- a CDS encoding glycoside hydrolase family 13 protein, with the protein MSQQHPAAPAHHSTAATVAGHRDWWRDAVIYQVYPRSFADSDGDGMGDLQGVRSRLPYLRDLGVDAVWLSPFYASPQADAGYDVADYRAVDPMFGTLLDADALIRDAHGLGLRIIVDLVPNHSSDQYEWFKRALAEGPGSPLRERYHFRPGKGEDGELPPNDWESIFGGPAWTRVTEPDGSPGEWYLHLFAPEQPDFNWDHPAVGDEFRSILRFWLDMGVDGFRIDVAHGLVKAQGLPDLGSHDQLKLLGNDVMPFFDQDGVHEIYRQWRKVLDEYAGERIFVAEAWTPTVERTANYVRPDELHQAFNFQYLATEWDADELRGVIDRTLEAMRPVGAPATWVLSNHDVTRHATRFANPPGLGTQIRTAGDRGLGLRRARAATLLMLALPGSAYVYQGEELGLPDVVDLPDEVRQDPAYFRGAGQDGFRDGCRVPIPWTRRGPSHGFGDGGSWLPQPEGWAELSVEAQTGVPGSTLELYRAALAARRAHPALGAGDAVEWLPAPRGVLAFRRGDFVCVANTTGEPVTVPAYGRVLLSSDEVAGSADGSKVPADTTVWWTTAG; encoded by the coding sequence ATGAGCCAGCAGCACCCCGCCGCCCCGGCCCACCACTCCACCGCCGCCACCGTCGCGGGCCACCGCGACTGGTGGCGGGACGCGGTCATCTACCAGGTGTACCCGCGCAGTTTCGCCGACAGCGACGGCGACGGCATGGGCGACCTGCAGGGCGTCCGCTCCCGCCTGCCGTACCTGCGCGACCTCGGCGTCGACGCCGTGTGGCTCAGCCCCTTCTACGCCTCCCCGCAGGCCGACGCCGGCTACGACGTCGCCGACTACCGCGCCGTCGACCCCATGTTCGGCACCCTGCTGGACGCCGACGCGCTCATCCGCGACGCCCACGGACTGGGCCTGCGGATCATCGTCGACCTCGTGCCCAACCACTCCTCCGACCAGTACGAGTGGTTCAAGCGCGCCCTCGCCGAGGGCCCGGGCTCCCCGCTGCGCGAGCGCTACCACTTCCGCCCCGGCAAGGGCGAGGACGGCGAACTGCCGCCCAACGACTGGGAGTCCATCTTCGGCGGCCCGGCCTGGACCCGGGTGACCGAGCCGGACGGCAGCCCCGGCGAGTGGTACCTGCACCTCTTCGCCCCCGAGCAGCCCGACTTCAACTGGGACCACCCGGCCGTCGGGGACGAGTTCCGCTCCATCCTGCGCTTCTGGCTGGACATGGGCGTGGACGGCTTCCGCATCGACGTCGCCCACGGGCTGGTGAAGGCCCAGGGCCTGCCGGACCTCGGCTCCCACGACCAGCTCAAGCTGCTGGGCAACGATGTCATGCCGTTCTTCGACCAGGACGGCGTGCACGAGATCTACCGGCAGTGGCGCAAGGTCCTCGACGAGTACGCGGGCGAACGCATCTTCGTGGCCGAGGCCTGGACCCCGACCGTCGAGCGCACGGCCAACTACGTCCGCCCCGACGAACTGCACCAGGCCTTCAACTTCCAGTACCTGGCCACGGAGTGGGACGCGGACGAACTGCGCGGGGTCATCGACCGCACCCTGGAGGCCATGCGCCCGGTCGGCGCCCCGGCCACGTGGGTCCTGTCCAACCACGACGTCACCCGGCACGCCACCCGCTTCGCCAACCCACCCGGGCTCGGCACCCAGATCCGCACGGCCGGCGACCGCGGGCTGGGCCTGCGCCGCGCCCGCGCGGCCACCCTGCTCATGCTGGCGCTGCCCGGCTCGGCGTACGTCTACCAGGGCGAGGAACTGGGCCTGCCGGACGTGGTCGACCTCCCCGACGAGGTCCGCCAGGACCCGGCGTACTTCCGGGGCGCCGGTCAGGACGGCTTCCGCGACGGCTGCCGGGTGCCGATCCCGTGGACCCGCCGGGGCCCCTCCCACGGTTTCGGCGACGGCGGCAGCTGGCTGCCCCAGCCCGAGGGCTGGGCGGAGCTGAGCGTGGAGGCGCAGACCGGCGTGCCCGGCTCCACCCTGGAGCTGTACCGGGCCGCGCTCGCCGCCCGCCGCGCGCACCCCGCGCTGGGCGCGGGCGACGCGGTGGAGTGGCTGCCCGCGCCGCGGGGCGTCCTGGCCTTCCGCCGCGGTGACTTCGTGTGCGTCGCGAACACCACGGGGGAGCCGGTCACGGTTCCGGCGTACGGCCGCGTGCTGCTGAGCAGCGACGAGGTCGCCGGGAGCGCGGACGGGTCGAAGGTCCCGGCCGACACCACCGTGTGGTGGACGACGGCCGGCTGA
- a CDS encoding sugar ABC transporter permease produces the protein MSTTTPEKTQAGPAPAPRPPRRPAARRRGERGPFGTALLHGGLAVASLIALAPVAWLFFLSLGPDKDDYLHPGRIAGKLTFSNYGFVFRHTAFFDWFRSTMIVALGTTLIGVFVAATTGYAVSRMRFPGYRSLMWVLLLTQAFPIAILIVPMYEIFSELGLIDTYWALIVINCTTAVPYSAWLLKGYFDTIPFEIDEAGRVDGLSPFGTFFRLVLPLARPGLAVAAFYNFITAVGEVAFATTFLLDDSKYTFAVGLQTFVSEHDAQWNYMAATAVLIAIPVTVFFYLVQRNLVTGLTAGGTKG, from the coding sequence ATGAGTACCACGACCCCGGAGAAGACGCAGGCCGGGCCGGCCCCCGCCCCGCGGCCCCCGCGCCGCCCCGCGGCACGGCGGCGCGGCGAGCGCGGCCCGTTCGGCACCGCCCTGCTGCACGGCGGCCTCGCCGTGGCGAGCCTGATCGCGCTGGCCCCGGTGGCCTGGCTGTTCTTCCTGTCCCTCGGGCCGGACAAGGACGACTACCTGCACCCCGGCAGGATCGCCGGCAAGCTCACCTTCTCCAACTACGGCTTCGTGTTCCGGCACACGGCCTTCTTCGACTGGTTCAGGTCGACGATGATCGTGGCCCTCGGCACCACCCTGATCGGCGTCTTCGTCGCCGCCACCACCGGCTACGCGGTCTCCCGGATGCGCTTTCCCGGCTACCGGTCGCTGATGTGGGTGCTGCTGCTCACCCAGGCCTTCCCGATCGCCATCCTGATCGTGCCGATGTACGAGATCTTCAGCGAGCTCGGCCTCATCGACACCTACTGGGCCCTGATCGTCATCAACTGCACCACGGCCGTGCCCTACAGCGCCTGGCTGCTCAAGGGGTACTTCGACACGATCCCCTTCGAGATCGACGAGGCCGGACGCGTGGACGGGCTGAGCCCCTTCGGCACCTTCTTCCGGCTGGTCCTGCCGCTGGCCCGCCCCGGACTGGCCGTCGCCGCCTTCTACAACTTCATCACCGCCGTCGGGGAGGTCGCCTTCGCGACCACCTTCCTGCTCGACGACTCCAAGTACACCTTCGCCGTCGGACTGCAGACGTTCGTCAGCGAGCACGACGCCCAGTGGAACTACATGGCCGCCACCGCGGTGCTGATCGCGATACCGGTGACCGTGTTCTTCTACCTCGTGCAGAGGAACCTCGTCACCGGCCTCACCGCCGGCGGCACCAAGGGCTGA
- a CDS encoding alpha-amylase family protein — protein MARRTLPAALALTAAAAIGMYPTTAEASPPGTKDVTAVLFEWNYASVARECTSTLGPAGYGYVQVSPPAEHIQGSQWWTSYQPVSYRIAGRLGDRTAFRNMVATCHTAGVKVVVDTVVNHMSAGSGTGTGGSSYTKYDYPGLYSSHDFDDCTAQVSNYTDRWNVQHCELVGLADLDTGEEYVRKAIAGYLNDLLSLGVDGFRIDAAKHIDTADLANIKSRLTNPGAYWKQEVIYGAGEAVQPTEYTNNGDVQEFRYAYDLKRVFGNENLAYLKNYGEGWGYLSSSAAGVFVDNHDTERNGSTLNYKDGATYTLANVFMLAWPYGAPDINSGYEWSDADAGPPGNGAVTACWQNGWKCQHAWPEIKSMVAFRNATRGQAVTNWWDDGNDAIAFGRGGKGYVAVNHESGSLTRTYQTSLPAGTYCNVQNNTTVTVNGSGQLTATLAGNTALAVYAGKSGC, from the coding sequence ATGGCACGCAGAACCCTTCCCGCCGCGCTGGCCCTCACGGCCGCCGCCGCGATTGGCATGTACCCGACTACTGCTGAGGCCTCCCCGCCCGGCACCAAGGACGTCACCGCCGTCCTCTTCGAATGGAACTACGCCTCCGTGGCCCGCGAGTGCACCAGCACCCTCGGCCCGGCCGGCTACGGCTACGTGCAGGTCTCCCCGCCCGCCGAGCACATACAGGGATCGCAGTGGTGGACGTCGTACCAGCCGGTGTCCTACCGGATCGCCGGCCGCCTCGGTGACCGCACCGCCTTCAGGAACATGGTCGCCACCTGCCACACCGCCGGCGTCAAGGTCGTCGTCGACACGGTCGTCAACCACATGTCGGCCGGCAGCGGCACCGGCACGGGCGGCTCGTCGTACACCAAGTACGACTACCCGGGCCTGTACTCCTCCCACGACTTCGACGACTGCACGGCCCAGGTCTCCAACTACACCGACCGCTGGAACGTCCAGCACTGCGAACTGGTCGGCCTGGCCGACCTGGACACCGGCGAGGAGTACGTCCGCAAGGCGATCGCCGGCTACCTGAACGACCTGCTCTCCCTGGGCGTCGACGGCTTCCGCATCGACGCGGCCAAGCACATCGACACCGCCGACCTGGCCAACATCAAGAGCCGCCTGACGAACCCCGGCGCCTACTGGAAGCAGGAGGTCATCTACGGCGCGGGCGAGGCCGTCCAGCCCACCGAGTACACGAACAACGGCGACGTGCAGGAGTTCCGCTACGCCTACGACCTCAAGCGCGTCTTCGGCAACGAGAACCTCGCCTACCTGAAGAACTACGGCGAGGGCTGGGGCTACCTGAGCAGCTCGGCCGCGGGCGTCTTCGTCGACAACCACGACACCGAGCGCAACGGCAGCACCCTCAACTACAAGGACGGCGCCACCTACACCCTGGCCAACGTCTTCATGCTGGCCTGGCCCTACGGGGCCCCGGACATCAACTCCGGTTACGAATGGTCGGACGCGGACGCGGGACCGCCCGGCAACGGCGCCGTGACCGCCTGCTGGCAGAACGGCTGGAAGTGCCAGCACGCCTGGCCCGAGATCAAGTCCATGGTGGCCTTCCGCAACGCCACCAGGGGCCAGGCGGTCACCAACTGGTGGGACGACGGCAACGACGCCATCGCCTTCGGCCGGGGCGGCAAGGGCTATGTGGCCGTCAACCACGAGTCCGGCTCGCTGACGCGCACCTACCAGACGTCGCTGCCGGCCGGGACGTACTGCAACGTGCAGAACAACACCACGGTGACGGTGAACGGTTCCGGCCAGCTCACCGCGACCCTGGCGGGCAACACGGCCCTGGCGGTCTACGCCGGCAAGTCGGGCTGCTGA